GATCCATTGCGGCGCGGGCGTGGTGACGCGGCGCGTGATGGAGGCGGCGGAGGCGGCAGGGTTGGTGTTCGCGGTGGACCCCACCTCGGCCGATGCGTCCTGCATTGGCGGCAACGTGGCCATGAACGCCGGCGGCAAGAAGGCCGTGCTGTGGGGTACCGCCATCGACAACCTGGTTTCCTGGCGCATGGTGGATCCACGTGGCCAGTGGCTCACCGTAGAACGCCTAGACCACAACCTGGGCAAGATCCACGAGGTGCAACGCGCCCGCTTCCGCATCCTGCGCTACGCCCATGATGGCCGCAGCGTGGAGAGTGAGGAAGTGCTGGAGATTCCGGGCCACGCCTTCCGCAAAAGTGGCCTGGGCAAGGACGTCACGGACAAATTTCTCGCCGGTCTGCCAGGCATCCAAAAGGAAGGCTGCGATGGCATCATCACCTCGGCCACTTTCATCCTGCACCGCATGCCGGCCTTCGGGCGCACCGTGTGTCTCGAATTCTTCGGCCAGGTGCACGAGGCGGTGCCGGCGATCGTCGAGATCAAGGCCTATCTCGACGCCCACGGCAAGGCGCGGCTAGCGGGGCTGGAACATCTCGATGCCCGCTACGTAAAGGCGGTGGGTTATGCCACCAAGGCCAACCGGCCGCAGCGGCCCAACATGGTTCTGCTCGCCGACATTGTCTCCGACGACGAGCAAGCGGTAGGCGAGGCGGCTTCCCACATCGTCCGGCTCGCCAATGCACGGGGTGGCGAGGGCTTCATCGCGGTCACGCCTGAGGCGCGACGCACTTTCTGGCTCGACCGCGCGCGCACGGCGGCGATCGCCGCCCACACCAACGCCTTCAAGATCAACGAAGACGTGGTGATTCCCCTGCCGCGGCTGGCTGATTACAGCGATGGCATCGAACGTATCAACATCGAGCTGTCCATCGGTAACAAACTCATCTTGCTTGACGAACTGGAGCACTTCTTCCGCGGCGAGCTACCCATGAGCCGCGACGAGGATGCCTTCGCCGATCCGGAACTCACCGAGCTGCGGCGCGCCCGGGCGCTGGAATTGCTGGCAGAAGTGCGGCGGCGCTGGGAGTGGCTGCTGGCCCAGCTGGATGCGCCGCTTGCCGCCTACGTGGAAGTCTTCGGGCCGGTGACGAGCCACGCCTCCACGGTCTTCCGCGCGCTGCAGGACCATAGCCTGCGCGTGTCGTGGAAGCGGGAAGTGCGCGCGCCCCTACATGATCTATTCACCGGCCGGGGCTATCGGCTGATCCTGGACCGTTGCGACGAAATCCATCGCCAGGTGCTCAGGCGCCGCGTGTTCGTCGCCTTGCACATGCACGCCGGTGACGGCAACGTCCACACCAACATTCCTGTCAATTCCGACGACTACGAAATGTTGGCCCTCGCCAACCAGGCGGTGGAGCGCATCATGAAGCTGGCCACAAACCTGGGTGGGGTCATTTCGGGTGAGCACGGCATCGGCATCACCAAGCTGCAATTCCTTGATCCCGCAAGCATCGAGGCCTTCGCGGCCTACAAGCGACGCGTCGATCCGGACGGGCATTTCAACCAGGGTAAGCTACTACCAGGCGCGGACCTGCGCAACGCCTACACCCCCAGCTTCAATCTGTTGGAGGTGGAGTCGCTCATCATGGAGCAGTCGGAAATCGGGCGCATCGCCGACTCCATCAAGGATTGCCTGCGCTGCGGCAAGTGTAAGCCGGTGTGCAATACCCACGTCCCGCGCGCCAACCTGCTTTACAGTCCGCGCAACAAGATTCTCGCCACTTCGCTATTGATCGAGGCCTTCCTGTACGAGGAGCAGACGCGTCGCGGCGTGTCGCTGCGTCATTTCGACGAGTTCAACGACGTGGGCGATCACTGCACCATTTGCCACAAGTGCGCCAATCCCTGCCCGGTCGACATCGACTTCGGCGATGTGTCCATCGCCATGCGCAACTTCCTGCGCAATCAGGGACAGAAGCGCTTCAATGCCGGCACCTGGGCGTCGATGCTGTTTCTCAACGCCACCGATCCGGCCACCATCAAGCTTTTGCGCACATTCATGGTGGAATGGGGCTACCGGGCACAGCGCCTCGCAGCACGGCTGGCGCGCAGGCTTGCGCTGGTGAACGCTCGCACCACACCGCCCGTCACCGTGGGACGCCCACCCCTGAAGGCCCAGGTCATTCACTTCGTGAACAAGCCCATGCCAGGGGGGCTGCCAAAGAAAACGGCACGCGCCCTGCTCGGGCTGGAGGATCCCGCCATCGTGCCGGTGATTCGTGACCCGGCGCGCGCGCAGGAGGAGCAGGAGGCGGTATTCTATTTTCCAGGCTGCGGCTCGGAACGGCTGTTTTCCCAGGTGGGCCTCGCCACCCAGGCCATGCTCTGGCACGTGGGTGCCATCACCGTACTGCCGCCGGGCTATCTGTGCTGCGGCTACCCCCAGACTTCCGCCGGTTTCGAGGATCGTGGCCAGGCCATCAGCACGCAGAACCAGGTGCTGTTCCACCGCGTGGCGAACACCCTCAACTATCTGGACATCCGCACGGTCGTCGTGTCCTGTGGCACCTGCATGGACCAGCTGCTCAAGTACCAGTTCGAAAAGATCTTCCCGGGCTGCCGGCTGCTGGACATCCACGAATACCTGATGGAGAAGGGCGTCAAGCTCGACGGTATCGCCGGTCGGCATTACCTCTACCACGATCCTTGCCACACGCCCATGAAGACCCATGCGCCCCTCAAGGTGGCGCAAAATCTCCTCGCCGCCGACGTGCGCCTGTCGGACCGCTGCTGTGGCGAGGCCGGCACGCTGGCGGTGACGCGTCCAGACATCGCCACCCAGGTCCGGTTCCGCAAGCAAGAGGAACTCATTCAGGGCCGCGATGCCATCCGGCGCGAGACGCCCGATGCGCCCATCAAGGTGCTTACCGCCTGCCCTTCCTGTCTCCAGGGCCTGGCCCGCTATGAGGACGACACGGAGCTCAGAGCCGACTACATCGTGGTGGAACTCGCCCGCCATCTCCTGGGCGAGAACTGGCTGCAGGACTACATCGCCCGCGCCAATGCGGGAGGCATCGAACGGGTGCTGTTGTGACTTGTCCCTTCTGCGCCGGTGCCGGGGGCGAGCTGGTCTGGCAGGATGCGTGGGCGCGTGTGGTGCTTGCGCAGGAGGCGGGCTATCCCGGCTTCTGCCGGGTGATCTGGCAGGCCCACGTGAAGGAGATGAGCGATCTCGCAGCCGATGAGCGGCGGCATCTCATGGACGTGGTGTTTGCGGTGGAAACGGTCTTGCGCAGGCTGATCAAGCCGGCCAAGATCAACCTGGCCAGCCTCGGCAACCAGGTGCCCCATCTACACTGGCACGTGATTCCCCGCTTCCTCGACGATCCCCATTACCCGATGGCGGTGTGGGCGCCGCCGCTGCGACCGGCTCCGGTCCGTTTGCCGCCGGCGCCGAGAGCGCTGCGCCAGGCCCTTGAAGACATCCTGCAAAGTTCCTAGGATAGCGTCATTGCCCTCGGGCAGAACCGATCCCATGCTCCATGCAGGCAGCGCCGGCGCCATGCAGGCCACCCGACCTCACATCTCCGATGCCCCAACCTGTCGCCAGTGGTTAGAGGGACTGCCGCTCACCAACGTGCCAGCCGCCCACGCGGAAATGCTGGTGCAGATGGAATTGGTGAACCATTACGCGATGAGCGGGGTGGAGCGGCTGAAGGTGATGGAGATCCTGCGTGAACCCATTCTTTACTTACAGGCCGAGCAGGGCCGCAAATACGCCGGCAAACCCCTGCCCTTCGACAACACCGAGCTTTCCCTGTGGCGCAAGGTGCTTTCTCTCTGGCAGGGCCTGGCTAAAGGTTATCAGCTCTGTCTAGAAAGTCTGCAGGCGGGGGAACCGGAACTTCAGGCCTATCTCGGCTTCGTCTGCCAGCGTCTTGTCCACGCCCACGGCTGCCAGATCTTGGAGCACCACTATGCTTATCAGCCGGTGCCGGAACGGCTGTGGCGCGAGCTCAACCAGACCTACGCCCTCGCGGAAGAGGAAGGTGTGGCGCGTCAGGCGGTGAAAGATACACTCAATCCCTTGATGGATATTTCTTCCGTGGAGGCGGCCTATGTCGCGGTGCTGCTTACTGCCTTGGCCGATCCCTACCACCTCACGGCACGCCAGCTCGCCCAAGTGAGTCGCTGGCTGTCCAAGTGGGCGGCGCGTGTGGCCGTGGTGAAGGAACCGCCCGCGCCCCTGTATCCGGAACTCAAGCTCGCACCGGTGACGGTGGATCTCGCCCGCGCGCAAGGGCCTTCATTGCGCCAGGACGCGGGCCTGGCGGAAACCGGCCGCTATCTGGACACCAATCAGCTCGCTGTCACCCTGCTCAAACGCATTCGCCACCTGCGCAAGGGCGCTAGCCCCGCGGAGCTGGACGTGGGCGAAGACTGTGTGCAGCCGGCCTGCGAAGCCTTCCTAACCCAGCTCTACCAGCAGTGGTGCGAGCCTCTGCCCATCCGGACCTACGAGCGGCGTGCCGGTCAGCTCAAGGCCCAGGTCACTTTCACGGTGCCGGCTATCCACTACTACTGCAACGGCGAGAAACCCCTGCGTCAGCCGGGCGAGGCACCCGAGCTGTCCTGGCAGGCCATGCAGGATTTGCAGGTGTTTGGCCACGTGTCTCACCACAGTGCGCGTCTTCAGGCTTCCCAGCGCGGCTATGCGCTGGAGACCTGGGCCATCGTCGATGAGTCTGCCCTGGGTTTCCGCCTCGCGGCGGAGGGTATGCACGCAGCGCGTATCCACCAGAACCAGCTGGTGGCGGTGCGCCCGCCCGACGCCCGCAGCTTCGTGCTGGGGGAGGTGCGCTGGCTGCGCTACCGTCCGGACGGCACCCTGCAGATGGGCGTGCGCACCTTTCCGGGAATCCCGGTGGCGGTGGGCGTGCGACCGCCGGTGCTCATCTCCACCTTGCCGTCCAAGTATCAGCCGGCCTTCCTGTTGCCGGAGATTCCCACGCTCAAGGTGCCGCCCACGCTGGTGCTGCCCAACGGCTGGTACAGCCCCAACCGCCCGCTGGAAGTGCTGTTCGAGGACAAGCTCACGGTAAAGCTCACCGGCCTCATGAGCCACGGTTCGGACTTCGACCGCGTTACCTTCAGTGTGGCGTGACGGCCGCTGGCAGATTCTTGCGGGCGATCACGCGGCTGGCCGGGAAGCAGGCCGAGAAGGTACTGCCCTTGCCCACTTCGCTCTGGATTTCCAGGCGGCCCTGGTGGCGCGTGAGCACGTGCTTGACGATGGACAGTCCCAACCCGGTGCCCCCCGTCTCCCGTGAACGGCTGCGATCCACCCGGTAGAAACGTTCGGTCAGCCGCGGGATGTGTTGGGGTTCGATGCCGATGCCGGAATCTCGTACCGAAAAGCACACGCCTTCCGCCGCGGTTTCCCAACGCAGCACCACCTCGCCGCCCGTCGGCGTATAGCGCACGGCATTGCTGATCAGATTGCCAAAGGCGCTCTCCAGCTCGGATTCACTGCCCATGAGCCAGGCATCGGTCGTGACCTCGGCACGCACTTGGTGGCGGCCGCGGGAGAGGCTTTGGGCTTCCGCAAGCAGCCGCTTAATGAGGCCTGGGACGTCCACCGGCGCTTCCTGCAAGGGATTGGCGGCGCTCTCCAGGCGCGACAAGGTGAGCAAATCATCCACCAGCCGCTGCATGCGCCGCGTCTGGTCTAGCATGGTCTCCAGATAATGCCGGCGCTGTTCGGCGGACAGATCAGCGTGATCCAGCAGGGTTTCCAGAAAACCGCCGACCACGGTGAGGGGCGTGCGCAGCTCGTGGGAGACATTGGCCACGAAATCTCGGCGCACCGTTTCCAGCTGCTCGACGCGGCTGATGTCCCGGGCAATGAGGAGCTTCTGCTTGGCGCCGAAGGGCACCAGTTGGATGGACAGGGTGAGCTCGGGATTGCGTGTGGATTTGAGGATCAACGGCTCGCTGTAGTTGTGGGCGGCGAGATACTCGTGGAACTGGGTCTGACGCAAGAGATAGGTGATGGGACGCCCGGCATCCGTCTCCAGGTTCAGTCCCAGTTGCCGGGCCGCCACGGGATTGAACCACTCGATCTCGTCAAGCTCGTCTAAGATCACCACACCATCTGGCATTGCCTCGCCGGCCCGGCGGAAGCGGGCCAGGGCCTCCGAGAGCTGATGCCGGCTCTTGGACTGACGGCGCACGATCTGGTAGAGCTGGGCGAACAGATCGCCCCAGCTGCCGCCTGCCTGAGGGACGGTGGCGAGCTGGGGATCCTTCAGCCAGTGTGCCAGCTTATTGAGCTGGACCAGGTGGTAGATGAGCTGGCCGAAGCAGGCCGCCACCAGGAAGAAGGCCGCCGCCGTGCCCCCGACCAACGGCCAGAGCAGCAGCGCGGCCAGGGCGTAAAGCAAGGGTGCCCTTAAGGCACGCGACCAGAAGTCGGACATGGGTGGGTGCGCATAGGTGGCCGTCTGGCCATTATCGCACGCGGGCGCGGGCTTCAGGGCGACTGGGAGAAGCGGTAGCCGGCCCCGCGCACGGTCTGAATGAGGGCATCGTGGCCGGTGGGTTCCAAGGCCCGACGCAGGCGCCTTATGTGCACGTCCACGGTGCGCTCCTCCACGAACACATGACTGCCCCAGACCTGATCCAGAAGCTGGGCTCGGGAGTGCACTCGTTCTGGATGGGTCATCAGGAAATGCAGCAGGCGAAACTCGGTCGGTCCCAGCTCCAGGGGGGTGCCGTTGCCGCTCACGCGGTGGCTAGCGGGGTCCAGGCGCAATCCACCCACTTCCACCGGTTCGTCGGTCATCTGGGGTGCACGCCGGCGCAGCACCGCCTTGATACGGGCCAACAATTCGCGGGGCGAGAAGGGCTTGGTCACGTAATCGTCCGCGCCCGTTTCCAACCCACGCACCCGGTCTGCTTCTTCGCCCCGGGCGGTGAGCATGATCACCGGTATGTCGCGAGTATGGCGCTCGGCCTTCAGGCGACGGGCGAATTCGATACCCGACTGGCCAGGCAGCATCCAATCCAGCAGGATCAGATCCGGCATGGCCGTGCGCATGAGCCGGTTGGCCGTTTCCGCGCTGTCTGCCTGCACCACCGTGTGGCCGGCTTGCCTGAGATTGAAGCTCACCAATTCCTGGATCGCGGGTTCGTCTTCGACGATCAGTATCGTCGCGGGCATGATGTCCTCCTACTTCCGAGCGACGCCATAGTATGACGCCAATGTGACGAAGCCATGACAAGCCCGGTTCTCGTCAAGGTCGGCAGCCATTGCACCACGGCCCAATCCTCAATGCCAAGCTGAGTGCCGCCACTCTTTATCCTGCCAGGGGCCGGCGCTCAAAGCGCTCGCGCCCAGCTCCGCCTCGATCTTCCCTGCTTCCACGAGACGGTGCGACGGCTTGCCCGGCTCGCGCAATTGGCCCGCGGACACACCCCGTCTTTTGACACCACGGCTGCGACCGACTAGGATCGAGGACATGAAACTCCTCTTTATGTGTCTTACCCTGCTGCTGCCGCTTGCCACACGGGCCATGGACGTGTCGTTGTTTGCGCTGCCCAATGGCACGGAAGTGGCGGTACGCCCCTTTCCTGCGACGGGCGACCGGCTTTTGCTTTGGTTCCCCTGCGACGAAGGGCAGAGCACGGCAGAAGCGAAGGCCGCCGCGGCATTGTTGCCCCAGGGCATCGAGACCTGGCTGCCTGACATGCTGGGTGCGCATTTCCTGCCCATGGCCCCGTCCAGCATGGACCAGCTGCCAGCCGAGGAAATCGCTGCCCTAATCGAACTGGCGCAGCAGACGGGCAAACGTGTCTATCTGCTGACGGCCGGGCGGGGGGCGCTTCCCGTGTTACGTGGGCTGGCGCGGTGGCGCAGCACGGCGGCGGGGCGGGAGGTGCAAGGTGTGGTGCTGGTCTATCCGGAACTCTACGCCGGTACACCCGCGCCCGGCACCGAGGCCCGCTATGAACCGGTGGTGCATGAAACCGTGAGCCGCATCGTCATTCTCCAGGGGGCGCGTTCCCCCGGACGCTGGTGGCTTTCCCACCTGGTGCAGGTGCTTCAGGCGGCCGGCAGCCGAGTGAAGGCTACCCTGCTGCCGGGGGTGCGCGGCTATTTCTTCCTGCGCGAGGAACAGACCCCGGAAGAAGCCGCCATGGCTGCGCGCCTGCCGGACCTGGTGCGCGACGCCCTGGATAGGATCGATAGCATGAAACAGGAAAACCAACCATGATGCCCCGTCTCGTGTCGGCGTTCGCGCTGTTCTTGCTGACCTCGTTCTCCGCCGCCTGCGCTCAAGAACTCAAGCCCTACGCGGGCAGCGCTACGCCACCGCTTCGCCTAAAGGACCTGGCGGGTAAGGTGCACGATCTCACTGACTACCGGGGTGAGGTGGTGATGGTGCAGTTCTGGGCTACTTACTGCGCCCCGTGTGTGAAGGAAATGCCTTCCATGCAGCGCCTGGCGGCCAAGCTCGCTGGCAAGCCTTTTCGTATCCTGGCGGTGAACATGGGCGAAAGCGAGGCCGAGGTGCGCGCCTTCCTCACGAAAGTCAACGTGGACTTCACCGTCCTCATGGATGAGGAGGGCCAGGCCATCGCCGCCTGGAAGGTATTCGCCGTGCCTTCCACCTTCATCGTTGACCGCGCCGGGCGCATCCGCCATACGCTCCAAGGCGGCACCGAATGGGACGCTCCCCAATACGTGGAAACGCTCACGGCGCTCATCGGGGCGCAGCCATGACCCCGGTGCCGGGGGAACGCTTCTGTCTCTACGACACGGCGCAACTGACTGCCGTGCTGGATGGCATGGCGTGGCAGGCGGCGGGCCTACTCACCGGCCGCCAGGATGTGATCGTAGTGGGCATCCTGCGCCGCGGCGCGCCCCTGGCCGATCAGCTCTTCGAGCGGCTGGCGCGGGATTTTGGCGTGCCCGGCCTTTCTCGGCTCGATCTCGCTATCAAACGCTATGCCGACGACCTCACCCTGCTACACCCGGAAACTCGCCTCACAGAGAATCCTGCCCACGCCGAGCTCGATCTCGCCGGCCGCAGCCTGATCGTGGTGGACGACGTGATGTACAAGGGCTATTCCATGTTGCGCGCGGTGGAATATCTCGTCGGCAAGGGCGCCGGCGAGATCCGTACCGCCGTGCTGGTGGACCGCGGCGCGGCGAAGCTGCCGGTGCGCACCGACATCGTGGGGGTGACACTCGAAGTGGCGCCCAGCGACATCATCGAGTGCAACGTGCCACCCTACGAGCCGGTGCTCAAGATCGATCTGCTGCGTCCCCGCCGCTGACGCACTTTGGGGGTGATGGACAGGGCCCCCGCACGCAGCCTAGCACGGAGAAACAGCGCGCCCAGATCAGGATCACGATGGGCAGGCTTGCGGCCAGCAGGCGTTCGAAGGGTCTGAGGGGCTCGCCGTGCCACCAACGCACGGCCGCTCCCACCGACTCCAGGAACCAGACCAGAAAGCCGAATGCGGCCAGGTATTTAAGCATGCGTATCAGCATGGTGGCAGCTTTGGGCGTTTTGCCGCTATAGTCAAGATCATGCTGATGCGCCTCATTTTGCTGCTCTCCCTTTTGTTGCCCCTGCCGGCGGCGGCCGCGCCGCGCGTGGTGGTGCTGGGGGTGGATGGGGCCATTTCCCCGGCCAGCGCCGACTATGTCGTGCGGGGCATCAAGCACGCGGAAGAAGTGGGGGCAGAAGCCGTGGTATTGCGTCTGGATACCCCGGGTGGGCTGGATTCGGCCATGCGCGACATCATTCGCAAGATGCTCGCCTCGCGGGTGCCCGTCATTGTCTGGGTGGGGCCGGCAGGGGCGCGCGCCGCGAGTGCCGGAACCTATATTCTCTACGCCGCCCACGTGGCTGCCATGGCGCCCGCCACCAACCTGGGGGCCGCCACGCCGGTGGCCATCGGTGGGGCCCAACCGCCTGGTCAACCAGGTAAGGAGAAAGACGCGAAGCCCGTGGAATCCTCACCCATGGCCAAGAAGCAGGTGCACGATGCCGCCGCCTACATCCGTGGTCTGGCGCAACTGCGGGGACGCAATGCCGAGTGGGCGGAGCGCGCGGTGCGCGAGGCGGTGAGCCTGTCCGCCGAGGAAGCGCTTAAGGAGAAGGTGATTGACCTGATAGCCACTGACCTGCCTGCGCTGCTTGCCGCCGTGGATGGGCGCACGGTCAAGCTGGGGCAAGACGAGCGGCGTCTTGCCATTCGCGGTGCGCTGCTGGATACCCGCGAGCCCGATTGGCGCACCCGGTTTTTGGCCGTGATCACGGATCCGGGGGTGGCCTACATTCTGCTGCTCATCGGCATGTATGGCCTGTTTTTCGAGTTTTCCAATCCGGGCTTGGGCGTGGCGGGCGTGGCCGGCGCCATCTGCCTGCTGCTGGCCCTGTTTGCCTTCCAGCTTCTACCCATCAGCTATGCGGGTCTGGCTCTAATTCTATTGGGTGTGGGTCTAATCATCGCGGAGGTGTTCGTACCCAGTTTCGGCGTGCTCGGGCTGGGGGGCATCGTCGCCTTCGTCGCCGGCTCGGTGATGCTCATGGACCGCGAGGTGACCGGCTCGGCAGTCCCCTTGAGTCTCATCGTCGCCTTCACCGTGGCCACGGCTGCCTTCATCCTGGTCGTTGGGCGCATGGCACTGTCCTCGCGCCGCAAGCCGGTGGTCACTGGTCGGGAGGAACTCGTCGGCGCCGAAGGCGAGGTGGTGGAGGTTGAGGATGGCATTACCTGGGTGCGCGTGCATGGCGAACTATGGCAGGCGCGCAGCGATCGGCCCCTCGCGCCCAGACAGCGGGTGAGGGTGCGTGCGGTGGAAGGCCTCACGCTGCAGGTGCAAAGCATCTGAACACCAATCTGAGGAGACAAACCATGATGGAACTCATCTTCGGCTCTGGCTGGCTTTTGATCCTGGTCATTGCCTTTCTCGTGTCGGCCCTCAAGGTGCTGCGGGAATACGAGCGGGGCGTGGTCTTCATGCTCGGTCGTTTCTGGAAAGTGAAGGGGCCGGGGCTGGTGATTGTGATCCCTGGTATCCAGCAGATGGTGCGCGTGGATCTGCGCACCATCGTCATGGACGTGCCCAGTCAGGACGTGATCTCCCGTGACAACGTGTCGGTGAAGGTGAATGCGGTGGTCTATTTCCGGGTGGTAGACCCGGCCAAGGCCATCATCCAGGTGGAGGACTATCTCTCGGCGACCAGCCAGCTCGCCCAGACCACCCTGCGCGCGGTGTTGGGCAAGCACGAGCTGGACGACATGCTGGCAGAAAGGGAACGCCTCAATTTGGACATTCAGACCGTGCTGGACCAGCAGACCGATGCCTGGGGCATCAAGGTGTCCAACGTGGAGATCAAGCATGTGGACATCGACGAATCCATGGTGCGCGCCATCGCCAAGCAGGCGGAAGCGGAGCGGGAGCGGCGTGCCAAGGTAATCCATGCCGAAGGCGAACTGCAGGCCTCGGAGAAACTCGCCCAGGCGGCGGAAGTGCTGGCGCGGCAGCCGGCCGCCATCCAGCTGCGTTATCTGGAAACCCTCACCACCATCGCCGCGGACAAGAATTCCACCATCGTCTTTCCCCTGCCCATCGAGCTTTTGAATGCGCTCCTGGGTAAAAAACCTTGAAGTTAGGCGACCCAAAATATTTTGATCGCCGCCGTAGCCTCAGGCTGCTATAGGTCAGATCAGGGCGGACTTTTCGCCCCTTGCGGAAAGGAGTTTGCCATGCTGAGCTTCGACGCACCCAACTGGACCGCTACCGATCCCCTCCACCGTGACCAGCAGCCCAGTCGCCGTTTGCACGAGCCGGCGCAAATTCTGTTCGACGTGGATCCCATCACCGGCACCGCACTCACCGATCTCGCGGGACTGCCCTACCTAGTCGATGGCAATGTGGTGATCTACTTCGAAACGGAAGAAAGCCGGCAGCTGTTTTGCGACATGCCCACCGATCACCCCCTCAAGCTCGTTGACAATCCTCTCGAGGAAGGGGAGGCCGAGGGCTGATCAGCGCGTCTCGAACACCCAGCGCAGCAGGGCGTCCTGGAAAGGACGAGCGCGCGCCGCGTCCGGGTAGTT
This DNA window, taken from Thiobacter sp. AK1, encodes the following:
- a CDS encoding DUF3683 domain-containing protein; its protein translation is MTTRLREIPYNYTSFSDREIVIRFLGEEMWQVLDALRSERRTGRSARMLFEVLGDLWVVSRNPYLQDDLLADSRRRAALIGALRHRLNEIEARRQGNPQVARLLAAAARAVDAFEAEFEHTRLLRARVLKTLAAHTRRDNIAFDGMSRVSHVTDATDWRVEYPFVVISPDSEEEIAPLVRALIELGLTIIPRGGGTGYTGGAVPLTKLSAVINTEKLDTLGPVEQARLPGVDHPVPVIHCGAGVVTRRVMEAAEAAGLVFAVDPTSADASCIGGNVAMNAGGKKAVLWGTAIDNLVSWRMVDPRGQWLTVERLDHNLGKIHEVQRARFRILRYAHDGRSVESEEVLEIPGHAFRKSGLGKDVTDKFLAGLPGIQKEGCDGIITSATFILHRMPAFGRTVCLEFFGQVHEAVPAIVEIKAYLDAHGKARLAGLEHLDARYVKAVGYATKANRPQRPNMVLLADIVSDDEQAVGEAASHIVRLANARGGEGFIAVTPEARRTFWLDRARTAAIAAHTNAFKINEDVVIPLPRLADYSDGIERINIELSIGNKLILLDELEHFFRGELPMSRDEDAFADPELTELRRARALELLAEVRRRWEWLLAQLDAPLAAYVEVFGPVTSHASTVFRALQDHSLRVSWKREVRAPLHDLFTGRGYRLILDRCDEIHRQVLRRRVFVALHMHAGDGNVHTNIPVNSDDYEMLALANQAVERIMKLATNLGGVISGEHGIGITKLQFLDPASIEAFAAYKRRVDPDGHFNQGKLLPGADLRNAYTPSFNLLEVESLIMEQSEIGRIADSIKDCLRCGKCKPVCNTHVPRANLLYSPRNKILATSLLIEAFLYEEQTRRGVSLRHFDEFNDVGDHCTICHKCANPCPVDIDFGDVSIAMRNFLRNQGQKRFNAGTWASMLFLNATDPATIKLLRTFMVEWGYRAQRLAARLARRLALVNARTTPPVTVGRPPLKAQVIHFVNKPMPGGLPKKTARALLGLEDPAIVPVIRDPARAQEEQEAVFYFPGCGSERLFSQVGLATQAMLWHVGAITVLPPGYLCCGYPQTSAGFEDRGQAISTQNQVLFHRVANTLNYLDIRTVVVSCGTCMDQLLKYQFEKIFPGCRLLDIHEYLMEKGVKLDGIAGRHYLYHDPCHTPMKTHAPLKVAQNLLAADVRLSDRCCGEAGTLAVTRPDIATQVRFRKQEELIQGRDAIRRETPDAPIKVLTACPSCLQGLARYEDDTELRADYIVVELARHLLGENWLQDYIARANAGGIERVLL
- a CDS encoding HIT family protein encodes the protein MTCPFCAGAGGELVWQDAWARVVLAQEAGYPGFCRVIWQAHVKEMSDLAADERRHLMDVVFAVETVLRRLIKPAKINLASLGNQVPHLHWHVIPRFLDDPHYPMAVWAPPLRPAPVRLPPAPRALRQALEDILQSS
- the phoR gene encoding phosphate regulon sensor histidine kinase PhoR, with protein sequence MSDFWSRALRAPLLYALAALLLWPLVGGTAAAFFLVAACFGQLIYHLVQLNKLAHWLKDPQLATVPQAGGSWGDLFAQLYQIVRRQSKSRHQLSEALARFRRAGEAMPDGVVILDELDEIEWFNPVAARQLGLNLETDAGRPITYLLRQTQFHEYLAAHNYSEPLILKSTRNPELTLSIQLVPFGAKQKLLIARDISRVEQLETVRRDFVANVSHELRTPLTVVGGFLETLLDHADLSAEQRRHYLETMLDQTRRMQRLVDDLLTLSRLESAANPLQEAPVDVPGLIKRLLAEAQSLSRGRHQVRAEVTTDAWLMGSESELESAFGNLISNAVRYTPTGGEVVLRWETAAEGVCFSVRDSGIGIEPQHIPRLTERFYRVDRSRSRETGGTGLGLSIVKHVLTRHQGRLEIQSEVGKGSTFSACFPASRVIARKNLPAAVTPH
- the phoB gene encoding phosphate regulon transcriptional regulator PhoB, coding for MPATILIVEDEPAIQELVSFNLRQAGHTVVQADSAETANRLMRTAMPDLILLDWMLPGQSGIEFARRLKAERHTRDIPVIMLTARGEEADRVRGLETGADDYVTKPFSPRELLARIKAVLRRRAPQMTDEPVEVGGLRLDPASHRVSGNGTPLELGPTEFRLLHFLMTHPERVHSRAQLLDQVWGSHVFVEERTVDVHIRRLRRALEPTGHDALIQTVRGAGYRFSQSP
- a CDS encoding TlpA disulfide reductase family protein, with product MMPRLVSAFALFLLTSFSAACAQELKPYAGSATPPLRLKDLAGKVHDLTDYRGEVVMVQFWATYCAPCVKEMPSMQRLAAKLAGKPFRILAVNMGESEAEVRAFLTKVNVDFTVLMDEEGQAIAAWKVFAVPSTFIVDRAGRIRHTLQGGTEWDAPQYVETLTALIGAQP
- a CDS encoding phosphoribosyltransferase family protein produces the protein MTPVPGERFCLYDTAQLTAVLDGMAWQAAGLLTGRQDVIVVGILRRGAPLADQLFERLARDFGVPGLSRLDLAIKRYADDLTLLHPETRLTENPAHAELDLAGRSLIVVDDVMYKGYSMLRAVEYLVGKGAGEIRTAVLVDRGAAKLPVRTDIVGVTLEVAPSDIIECNVPPYEPVLKIDLLRPRR
- a CDS encoding NfeD family protein, whose protein sequence is MRLILLLSLLLPLPAAAAPRVVVLGVDGAISPASADYVVRGIKHAEEVGAEAVVLRLDTPGGLDSAMRDIIRKMLASRVPVIVWVGPAGARAASAGTYILYAAHVAAMAPATNLGAATPVAIGGAQPPGQPGKEKDAKPVESSPMAKKQVHDAAAYIRGLAQLRGRNAEWAERAVREAVSLSAEEALKEKVIDLIATDLPALLAAVDGRTVKLGQDERRLAIRGALLDTREPDWRTRFLAVITDPGVAYILLLIGMYGLFFEFSNPGLGVAGVAGAICLLLALFAFQLLPISYAGLALILLGVGLIIAEVFVPSFGVLGLGGIVAFVAGSVMLMDREVTGSAVPLSLIVAFTVATAAFILVVGRMALSSRRKPVVTGREELVGAEGEVVEVEDGITWVRVHGELWQARSDRPLAPRQRVRVRAVEGLTLQVQSI
- a CDS encoding slipin family protein, yielding MMELIFGSGWLLILVIAFLVSALKVLREYERGVVFMLGRFWKVKGPGLVIVIPGIQQMVRVDLRTIVMDVPSQDVISRDNVSVKVNAVVYFRVVDPAKAIIQVEDYLSATSQLAQTTLRAVLGKHELDDMLAERERLNLDIQTVLDQQTDAWGIKVSNVEIKHVDIDESMVRAIAKQAEAERERRAKVIHAEGELQASEKLAQAAEVLARQPAAIQLRYLETLTTIAADKNSTIVFPLPIELLNALLGKKP